Proteins found in one Penaeus vannamei isolate JL-2024 chromosome 29, ASM4276789v1, whole genome shotgun sequence genomic segment:
- the LOC113830008 gene encoding tropomyosin-like, whose protein sequence is MGATESTPAESKPEKAIISIEDLRRKIESLQTERNNAQTLTTQFRQEVAELKTKLQESETLTTQFRQEVAELKTKLQESETVTTQFRQEVAELKTKLQESEKSNKDLRRKNKSLQTERNNAKDESRELYSELKDLIEAKNKQDQEVKVLREHSTILQRMVDDKHQEITRNIQKGNRYGRP, encoded by the exons ATGGGGGCCACTGAG AGCACGCCCGCGGAGAGCAAGCCGGAGAAAGCTATT ATATCGATTGAGGATCTCCGAAGGAAAATTGAAAGTCTTCAGACCGAGAGAAATAATGCGCAG ACACTGACTACACAATTCCGACAAGAGGTCGCGGAACTCAAGACGAAGCTGCAGGAATCTGAG ACACTGACTACACAATTCCGACAAGAGGTCGCGGAACTCAAGACGAAGCTGCAGGAATCTGAG ACAGTGACTACACAATTCCGACAAGAGGTCGCGGAACTCAAGACGAAGCTGCAGGAATCTGAG AAATCGAATAAGGATCtccgaaggaaaaataaaagtctTCAGACCGAGAGAAATAATGCGAAG GATGAAAGTCGTGAACTATACTCCGAACTCAAGGATTTAATT gaagCGAAGAATAAGCAGGATCAGGAGGTGAAAGTGCTAAGAGAGCACAGCACTATACTTCAGCGGATGGTAGACGACAAACACCAGGAGATTACG
- the LOC138867263 gene encoding uncharacterized protein: MENSTELPLPPYPELDVSSYEGLNEDYPPPPSFVNVPEACRIISSYRATVKLRVGQHLFTKEKDHQDKVLWRCEDRTCGARVHTVNGEIVKWQNPIHRHPAVPGKAEVEEILAAMKERAAATAEPISHIVNTFYARVEVGWAHLIPTVDAIKRTLRRVRQKAGVSDLQPFRTTLSGEAFLRYEDDGMMIFAADSDLKFLAESRHWFGDGTFKVAPVGYKQQYTLHAYFGGITYPCVYALLPGKNEEIYNKMLYEVLQLIPPGLSCNPVTIMTDFEKAAMNAFQRNFPSAEVAGCYFHLGQSVWRRIQNLGLAARYREDAAFAIRVRRFLALAFDPLADVHHYTRILLADEISKDDGLLDLAKYFQETYVGQLIHGDMEIPGKFPYQTWNMYQRVKDDLPRTNNALEGWHNGFARMLPDHPQLPLLAAKYQKEQHKLALNREHHAAGRKHPSSQKKYQLVNKKIKSLITKLETYTLVDLQYLDQIAKVMVIPTEQ, from the coding sequence atggagaattcaaccgagcttccattaccgccctaccccgagctcgatgtttcatcgtacgagggattgaatgaagattaccctcccccaccttcttttgtcaatgtccccgaggcctgtcgCATTATATCgtcataccgggcgactgtgaaactcagagttggccagcatctctttacgaaggaaaagGACCACCAGGACAAAGTTCTGTGGAGATGCgaagacagaacctgtggtgccagggttcacaccgtcaatggggaaatagtgaagtggcaaaaccccatccacagacatcctgctgtccctgggaaggccgaggtggaggagatactagcagcaatgaaggaacgtgctgccgcaacagcagagcccatctcacatattgtcaacacattttacgctagagttgaagtcggctgggctCATCTAATACCAACGGtagacgccatcaagaggacgctgaggcgagtgcggcaaaaggcaggtgtgtctgatcttcagccatttcggacaacgttaagcggagaggcctttcttcgttatgaagatgatgggatgatgatcttcgcagcagactctgatttgaaatttcttgccgagtctcgtcattggtttggtgatggaacgtttaaagtggcccctgtcggatacaagcagcagtacacactccatgcatactttggtggtataacatatccttgcgtctatgcattgttgcctggaaagaatgaagagatatataataaaatgttgtACGAGGTGTTGCAGCTAATACCCCCTGGCttatcatgcaatccagtgacaataatgacagattttgagaaggcagcaatgaacgccttccagaggaattttccGAGTGCAGAGGTTGCTGGATGTTATTTCCACCTGGGCCAGTCTGTCTGGAGACGCATCCAGAATCTTGGCCTCGCAGCGCGGTATAGAGAAGATGCTGCCTTCGCCATCCGGGTCAGGAGGTTCCTGGCTCTGGCATTTGATCCGCTGGCTGACGTCCACCACTACACGAGGATACTCCTTGCAGACGAAATTTCCAAGGATGATGGGCTTCTGGACTTGGCAAAATATTTCCAGGAAACCTATGTCGGCCAGCTGATTCATGGTGACATGGAAATTCCTGGGAAATTTCCATATCAGACATGGAACATGTATCAACGAGTGAAGGATGATCTGCCCCGAACAAACAATGCATTGGAAGGATGGCACAATGGGTTTGCCAGGATGTTACCGGACCACCCTCAGCTGCCGCTGCTCGCTGCAAAATATCAAAAGGAGCAGCACAAATTGGCTCTGAATCGCGAGCACcatgcagctggcaggaagcatccctcgagtcagaagaagtaccagctcgtaaataagaaGATTAAATCCCtaattacaaaattagaaacttatacgcttgtagatttgcaatatctagatcaaatagccaaagtaatggtgatccccactgaacaataa